A window of Bradyrhizobium sp. AZCC 1719 genomic DNA:
GTGGCTCGCCAAGACGATCGAGCTGATCAAGGCGCGACGGAATGCCCGACACGCCCTGCGCGAGCTCGCCAACGTCCGGAACGTCGAAGACGCCGTGCGGCAGGTCCCCGAAGGCGCGGTTGCCCAGTTGCTCGACGGGGCCCTGGCAGAATTGAGATTGAGCACCGATCGAATGGACAAGGAGGGGATCAAGGCAAGGATCGCTTCCCGGCTGCAGCAGATCGAGGCGGCGGCAAGCAGGCGCATCGGACTAGGCACCGGCGTGCTTGCGACCATCGGATCGACCGGCCCCTTCGTCGGACTGTTCGGCACGGTCTGGGGAATCATGAACAGCTTCATCGGAATATCGAAGTCGCAAACCACCAATCTCGCCGTGGTCGCGCCTGGAATTGCCGAGGCGCTGCTGGCGACGGCGCTCGGGCTGGTGGCGGCGATTCCCGCGGTGATGATTTATAATCTCTTTGCACGCCAGATCGCCTCATACCGGGCGCTACTCGGGGACGGATCCGCAGAGATCACGCGACTGGTCGGCCGCGACCTCGATAGCGGCACCGTGCTGGTGCGGCGGCACCTCGCAGCGGCGGAATAGCAGCCATGGCCGCCAGTCTGAACCAAGGCAACGGCGATCTCGCCGAAGTCCATGAGATCAACGTGACGCCGTTCATCGACGTCATCCTCGTTCTGCTCATCATCTTCATGGTTGCCGCCCCGCTTGCGACCGTCGATATCGCCGTCGATCTTCCGGCGTCGAACGCGCAGCCGCAGCCGCGGCCGGACAAGCCGGTCTATCTGACGGTGAAGCCGGACCTGTCGCTTTCCGTCGGGAACGAAACCGTGGGGCGTAACGCACTGCCCGGCGCGCTCGATGCGAGCACCAGCGGCCAGAAGGATACCCGCATTTTCCTGCGCGCCGACAAGCTCGTCCCCTATGGCGAGGTGATGCAGGTCATGAACATGTTGCGGGCCGCCGGCTACCTCAAGGTCGCCCTGGTCGGGATGGAGCAGGCCTCATCGCCATGATGCAGCTTGCGGCCGAAGATCGTTCCGACCTTCGACGATGGACGTTCAGCAGCCTCGCGGTGCTGTGCGTCTACGCCGGATTGACTGCCACGCTCGCCACCTGGCGCGACGCGGACGACACCGTGGCTGCCGAACCTTCGGGCGCGATCGTGGTCGACCTGGCACCGTTGGCCGCAGCACCAGCGACGACGCCGACCGACATTGCGCCCGGTCCGGAGCAGGTGATGTCGGAGGCGCAGCCGGTGGCGAAGCCCGAGGAGACGCCACCCGATGAAACGCACGAGTTGCCGCCCGCTCCCAATCCGGACGCGGCTGTGGCTTTGCAGAGCAAGCCGCAGCCTGACGTAACGCCGCAGCAGCAGGCGGCAGCCACGACATCAGCACCGCCCGCGATCAACGAGCGGATCGCACCGGTCGCCGTTGCGCCGACCCAGGGTGTGCCGAATGACAAAAATTCGGAGGCCGTCGTGACATGGCGAACCCAGGTCCTCGCTTTGGTTGAAAAGAACAAGCGATATCCGGAAGCCGCGCGGTCGCGGCGCGAGCAAGGGACGGCGCAGGTGTCCTTTACGCTTGATCGCAAGGGAATGGTTGTCAGCGCGCGTGTAACTCAAAGTTCGGGATCCGGCGCCCTTGACGAGGAAGCGCTCGCGCTCCTCAAGCGCGCGCAGCCCTTCCCTTCGCCGCCCGCAATGTTTCCCGGCGAATTCGTTGTCGTGAGGCAGCCGATCCGCTTCACGGTCAAATAGAGGCGCCGACCGCGGCACCTGGTCGCCTGGTCGCGGGCTTCAGTTCGACGACTCAATTAATCCGCAACGATCGCGCCGCCGCCGAATCGGTAGTTCATTCCGATCCTGACACCATCACTGGTCACACGCGTGTTGGCGTCGAACGCAACCGCGGTATTGACCGCCACAGGCGGCGTCGAACGCACCGAGCCGAAATCCATGTGGAGATATTCGAGCTTTGCGGTCCAGTTGCCTGTAAGGCGCGTCTCGAAACCGGCGCCGACAGCCCAGCCGAACCGATACAAGTGCCGATCCAGAGACGCCGTCGTCGCGACACCCGCATTGTCGAAACCTGCAACAGCCGTTGACGTCGTTATCTTGCCGAACGGAACGCCCGCAGTGGCGTAGGCAAGCAGGTCCGGCGTCACAAGCGTTCCGATGCGCCCGCGAACCGAAGCCGCCCACCCCAGACGATAGTCCAGGCTCGCCGTCACGGTGGCATCGAGCGGAGCGAGCGCCGGGTTGCAGATATTACCGGGGCAAGCGGTGGCGCTGCTTCCGCGCTGGTTGCGATATTCAAAATCGCCTTCAATGCCTGCCAGCATCCTGCCCGACGTCCAGTTATAGCCGGCCTGTCCGCCAATACTGGCGGTGTCGTGCGTGGACGACAGGCGGGCTCCGGCAAGCGAGGCACCGGTTGCAACGTCGTTGAACGCAGCGTTGGTAACGCCCTCGCCCCTCAAATATCCAACATTGCCGCCGGCATAGATGCCCGCCCAGTGCCAGGCCGCCGCTTCGAGCACGGGGCTCTTGTAGTAACCGTTGCCGGCGGGCCGTCTCGCCGTGCCGATCCAGGTGCCGGGCGGGCCGCCTGGCCGGTCGACACCGTATTTGACGTTGAGAAAGAGCTTGAAGCCACGACCCGGCTGCAGGATCTCGTCCTTGTGGAATTGAACGGAGTTGCGAATGTTGGCGTTGAGCAGATTGTCGCCGACGACCCCGGTCGCGACCTCAACCGCGCCCCACGGAGAATCCTTCCAGAATTTCCGATGCTCGAGTTGTACCTTCACCAAATCATATCCGGCGGTCGGCGTGTCGAATTGCGGAATGTCGTTCTGCGCAAACGCGTGCAACACGCCGACGCGCGCGAACCAATTGTCGTTGCGCCAGTAGACGCCGCCGCCGAGGCGCATCGGAGGAATGCGCGGCACGTTGCTGCCGTCGGTGAAGGTCGCCCGCACCACATCATATTGCCCGTCGAAACCAAGGATGCCGTTAGCTAATTGCGCGGCGTCCCACTGCCACGCCAGTTCGCCGCCGCGGAAAGTCGCGTCACGCTGATCGTAGTTGACCTGGATGTAATCGGTGCCGGCTCCGCATGAAGCAAACGTTTCCTGACAAAAGATGCCGGTGGCGCGCGAGAAAATGAACTTGTCGTACGACGTGTAGTAGGCATTTGCGGCGAACCTGAAATCGCCATCCGTACGTTTCAAGCCGATTTCCGCGGTCTGCGCGGTCTCAATACCGAGGTCCGGGTTGCCGATCTTGAACGTCTTCTCCGAACCGTCGGGACCCTGGGCGAACAGTTCGAGCGCGCGCGGCGCACGTTCGATCCGTTGCAGCGTCAGGCTGGCGACCAGCGAGGATGGAAGATCCTTGATGATGCCGAAGCTGACGCTCTTCGGCATGAAGTCGAGCTTGGCGGCGGCCCTGCCCGGCTCATCCGGTGGTGGGAGAAAACTCGGCGGAAAGGTGAACGCCGTTCCCGCGACATTGACTCCCTCGATGCGGCCCGCCAATTGCGTGCGCAGCGTGTCCGTGTGCCTGACTTCATTGAGGAAGTACGCCGCCGCCGTTCTGGTCTGGGCCGGAAGCAGGATCGCCTGCCCTGCCGTATCCAGTTGCTGGTAGGCGCCTTGCGCGCCAAAAATGCTGGTCAGCGGACCTAACGGCGTGGCGAACGGCGCAAGTTCGAACTCGAGCTTGCCTTCGGTCTGCCGGTTCTTGAAGGTGGCGGTAATCTCCTGGAAGCCGGTGGTGGCGAGCACCGTCTCGTCGTGCCGGTACTCCGAATATCCGGTCCAGTACCTGATCGCGGCAAGCGCGCTTGCGTCCGGGCGATATTCGCCCTTGGAGCTGATCTTGGTTTGCTCGAGGTCGTTGTGCTGGCGGGCTTCCGCGGTCGCAATACCGGGGACGTAGTAGTCGCTGGTGAAGCGGGAGACGGCGATGCCGGCATAACCGCCGTCGAAAAGCCAGGAGCCGCCGACTGCTGCGCCTGCGCTTTGCGAAGCGGAATTCGGCTGCTTGCCGTTGAAGGCAGGCGCAGGGATTGGCGGGACCAGGTACGGGTAACTCGGGACGCTGTAATCGCTGGAGGAGCGCCCGTAGATGTCGGCATGAACGGCGGCGTTGCGGCCGCCGGCATCCAGCAACAGGCCGCTCTCCCATCCCTTGTTGACGCTCGTCACGCCCGATCTCAGTTCTGCCGCCACTCCCCCGAGCGGCGCAGCGGTCGGAATCCGGTTGTTGTTGACGTCGACGACGCCGCCGACGGCTTGCGAGCCGAAGCGGAGCGCACCCGGTCCGCGAATGACGTCGACCTTCTGGATGGCAAGAGGATCGATCGGCACCGCGTGGTCCTGCGCGATGTCAGACACGTCGACCGCGCCGACGCCGTTCTCCTGAATGCGGACCTTTGCATCCGACAGGCCACGCAAGATCGGGCGCGACGATTCCGTGGCAAGCCCCGCCGACGTTGTGCCGGGCATGTTGGTGAACAGGCTGCCGAACCCACCGTTGCTGCTGCCGGTCTGGATCTGGCTGCTCCCGATCGTCGATAGCGGCGCGAATGGCTGATTGAAGGGTGACGTGGGCGCGGGCGCGGGCGCGGGCGTTGGGCCCGGCAGCGGTGCCGCCACGGTCGTCGAACGCCGACCGGGCTCGCTGCGCGCGGCCCGCCGCGCGGGTTTAGGCTGACGCCCCTCGACAGTCACTTGCGGCATGTCGATTTCCGCCGGCGCGCCCGGCGTGGCTTGCGGTCCGGCCGCCGGGGCCGGCGCGGTCTGCGACGGAGCCGGCTCCGCCGGGGCTTGCCCCGCTGCCGGCGGCGCCGGAGCGGCTGGTTCGGCAGACGGCGCGGCCTGGGGCGTCGGTGGCGCGGGCGCCGCGGTTTGCGCGAGCGCCGCGGCGTGGCTCAACCAAACCACGGCCAGTGCCGATGTGCCTGCAAGGGCCATTCGCGTCGCGCGCATATTCATCCCCAACCGATCGCGCTTCAGCAACAGCCACTTGATAAGCCGCAACACCAAAACGTAGGTAAGGCTACATGTTAATGCTGGACCGTTAACTGTCAAGATGCTGCGAACGAGTCGCAAATTCCAGGCGCCGGCCTGTTGCAGATCGGCGACAAGCCGCCAACTTGCAATGTGGTCGGCAGCACGCCATGGTCGCGCCTCGTCTGGATGGATTCGCCTGGAAGGTGCAGTGGTGCGCAAGCCCTCGACAAATCGGGCCAAACCGATGCAGCCGCTGCCCGCGGAACAAACGCAGGCGCGTCGTTTCGGAAAGGCACGATCGGCGCGATCGACCGCGGTTCTGGAAGACTATGTCGAATTGATCTCTGATCTGCTCGGCACGACCGGCGAGGCGCGCCCGACCGACATCGCGCGCAGGCTGGGCGTGTCGCATCCAACGGCGATCGACACCATTGCGCGGTTGAAGCGCGAAGACCTGGTTACGGCCCGTCCCTATCGCGGGGTGTTCCTGACCGAAAAGGGTGAGACCCTCGCCAAGCGCGTCCGCGCCCGTCACCGTCTGGTGGTCGACGTCTTGCTGGCGCTGGGCGTTCCGCAGGAAGCCGCGGAGGCCGACGCCGAGGGCATCGAACATCATGTTTCCGATGTGACGCTGAAGGCCTTCGCCGAATTTCTTCGCCACGCCAAGGATCGACGCAAGGCATGACGCGATAGATCGAGAGGCGGCGCTAGCCGGCTTTGGTCGTTTTCCGCTCGCCGGTCACGGCATTTTCGGCCGCCCGGTTCATCAGCGACGCGTAGTCATGGCCGAACAGGATTTCGCAGAAGCGGATCGCCGCCTTGGCCTGCATCTGCCGGTAGGCGCGCGCCCTGGTGTCGGCACCGCGCAGCGCCTGCACCAGGCTCTCGGTGGAATGCTCGACGTAATGCTGCAGGTCGGAATAGGTCCGCAGGGTGACTTCGTTGATGGCGAGTTCGCTGGCATAGGTGCGGCACACCGCCACGAAGTCGATCAGGGCGGCGATCTCTTCGATCTCCGCGGCGTCGATCTTCGGCGCCGAAGCGATATCCTTGTCGGCGCGCTGACGCAGGATGCGGCGGACCCGGCCGGGCACGCTCTCGATCTCAGACTGCAGCGAATTGGAAATATCGGCGCGGATCGACGTGAGCTGGCGGCCCCACGCGGAATCGTTGCGCAGATCGAGCTCGGTGCGCAAGCCCCGCACGCCATCGTGCAGGATTTTCAGTTGGTCGCCGACATTGTCGAAATGGCCGCGCCTGATGTCCGTGCGCAGGCAGGCCGTGAGAAACGAGAGATCGTGCAGCGCGATCGTGACGGCGATGCCGTATGGCGTGGCCGCCACGCGAATCTCGTCGTCGGAGGCCGCCATCTTGACCGCGAGACGGATGATCTGCCACGGCGCCGCCAATCGCTGCATGATCAGCGACAGCGCGAACGGCAGCAATTGCGGCGTCTGCAACGACGGCACGTTGAGCGCCGACGTCGCCGTCTCGAGCTGGGAGGGCGTCAGCGCCCGAATCTGGCCGGGAAGCCGACTGCCGAGCGTCTCCATCGCCTCACGGGCCCGCAGCACCGCGCCGATCGACAATAAATCCTCGACAACGTTCGGCGGACCGATCCGGGAGAGCGCACGATGCCTGTCCTCGCCCTGCACCGGAGTGGCGATCTTGACGATCGCCTCGGCTGCGGCGAGTTGGAACTTGCGGGTCGCGGCTTCGAGACCTGCGGTGGAGCCGCTCAGCCTGATTTCGCTGAGCGTCGTTTCGAATGCGCGCACGGCCTCGGGCGCGCCGTCGCGGCCCAGCCATTGCCAGACCGGCAGCAGCGACGCGCGCCGGATCTGCCCGGCGCGCACCGGAAAATTGCCCTCGATGAGAAATGGCTCGAGCGGACCGTACAACAGCCGCGCCGGATCGTCGGTGCGCGGACGCGCCTCATCGTCCTCCTCGGTCCCGCGCACGACCTTGCGCAACTGCTCAAGCACGAAATTGGCGACGGCGAGGTCTTCCCCACGCTCGATGGCGCGCTCGAACTCCCGCATCAGCAGCGCCTGCGATTGAGGCGGGAGCTGGGCGAGATAGTCCCTCAGCCGCTCTGTCGATGTCTGGCTCATTCGCCTGGTGTGGATATGTTTGTGTCACGCGGACGGCAAAGCGCGTCCACCGCCGATTTTAGAAGTGTGCGCGTTAAGAAGCCGTTTAGGAATAACGAAATCGCCCGGGCAGTGCCGGGTGCCGCCCCTTCAACCCCAGGTACTTGAGGACGTTCATATCCCCGGCAATACCAGCTCTGCCCGCAGCCCGCCGATCGGGGCGTCGCTCAGGACGAGGCTACCGCCATAGAGGCCGGCGAGATCGACCACGATCGAAAGCCCAAGCCCGGAGCCCGGCTTGGATTCGTCCAGGCGCTGGCCGCGCCGGGATACCTGCGCGCGCTCGGCAGCGGATAATCCGCGGCCATCGTCATCGACAATGAGCCGCAGCCGCGGCCCGGTGCCGGGCTCGGCCGGCGATTCCGCCCGCACCTCGATGAATACCTGCGAGGCCGCCCACTTGCAGGCATTGTCGACCAGATTGCCGGCCATCTCCTCAAGATCCTGACGCTCGCCGCGAAACTTTGCCTGCGGGTCCGCCTTGACTGCGATCTTGACGCCACGATCCCGGTGGATCTTTTCCATGGTCCGCCGCAGCGCCTCGATGGCGGGCGCGACCTCGGTGACGGTGCCGACGATGGTGACGCGGGCGGCGATACGTGCGCGCTCGAGGTGATGCGCGACCTGATCCCGCATCACAAAAGCCTGCTCCAAAACCTTGTTCGCAAAGGGATCCACCGTGTGGGCGGTGGCCTCGTTGACGATCACGGACAGCGGCGTCTTGATGGCATGGGCAAGGTTGCCGACATGGGTGCGGGCGCGCTCGACGATCTCGCGGTTGGCGTCGATCAGCGCGTTGGTTTCGCGCGCCAGCGGCGCGATCTCGACCGGAAATTGGCCCTCAAGCCGTTCGGCGCGTCCGGAGCGGATGTCGGCGATCGATTCCGAAATGCGCTTGAGCGGCGCCAGCCCGAAGCGGACCTGGAAGATCGTGGTCAGGAGCAGCACGATCCCGAGCGCTGCGAAGGTGCCGCCGAGGTAATAATCGAAGGCGCGGATTTCGTCGAAAATCTCGGATGCGTCGCCGGCCACGCTGACCAGAAACTTGCCGTCGGCGCCGAGGTCGACCGGCCGCTCGACCACCCTCAGATCCTGGCCCTCCGGACCGTCGACGTAGCCGAGACGGATTCCGGCCGGGGTCAGCTCCGCGCCGATATCCTCGAGCTTCGGCAGCTTCTTGTCCCACAGCGAACGCGAAGCTTTTGTTTCGGCCTTCTCGTCGGTCCGGACGATCTGCCAGTACCAGCCGGACAAGGGCAGTTCGAACAGCGGTTCGCCGAGCGACTGGAACTGCTGCTCAGGCGGTTCGTCCGGCGTTGCGACTTCAGCGATCAGGGTGCGGAGGTAGAGGTTGAGGCGGCGGTCGAAGGCGCGCTCGGTCGCGTTCCGGTAGACCGATGACAGGATCACGCCGGTGATAACCAGGATCACGACCACCCACGCGGTCGCCGACAGGAACAACCGCGTGGCGAGCGAACTTCCGCGCATCAGAACAAGATCCCGAAAAGCGTATCCCCAGGCTCCAATCCTGCGGATGGAGACCGGCCTTCGGATAAGATCATGCTCGAATAAAAGAGCAAGGCTCATCAGGCGCCCGGTGACGGCGGCGTCAAGAGATAGCCGAGCCCACGCACGGTCTGGATGATGTCGACGTCGAGCTTCTTGCGGATGCGGCCGACGAAGACCTCGATGGTATTGGAGTCGCGGTCGAAGTCCTGGTCGTAGAGGTGCTCGACCAGCTCGGTGCGCGACACCACGCGCCCGGTGTGATGCATCAGATAGGCCAGCAGCCGGTATTCGTGCGAGGTCATCTTGACCGGATTGCCTGAGACGCTGACCCGCCCGGTGCGGGTATCCAGCGAGACCGGGCCGCAGGTCAGTTCCGACTGGGCATGGCCGGTGGAGCGGCGCAGCAGCGCGCGAATGCGCGCCAGCACTTCTTCGAGGTGAAACGGCTTTGCGACATAGTCGTCGGCGCCGGCATCAAACCCCTGCACCTTGTCGCTCCAGCGGTCGCGCGCGGTGAGGATCAGGACAGGCATGGCACGGCCGTTGCGGCGCCACGCCTCCAGGACCGAGATGCCGTCCATCTTCGGCAGCCCGATGTCGAGCACGACGGCGTCATAAGGCTCGCTGTCGCCCAGATAGTGCCCCTCCTCGCCGTCGAACGCGCGATCAACCACATAACCGGCATCCGTCAAAGCCGTCGTAAGCTGACGGTTGAGATCCGGATCGTCCTCAACAACAAGCAGGCGCAAGCTGGCCTCCAATAGTGAGCCCTACAATATCAGTTCTCATGATGAGGCTCAGCGGGGTGAACGGGCCATGAACGAGGCACACCGGCAGTGCGACTTTTTCGTCATGACGCTTTCTGCGGCCCCGGGCGCGCCCGCAAACCGCAGGCCAAACGCCTAACATGCCCGATCGGATGGCCCAAGGGGCCGGCAGGTTGCTTACAACGGCTCCCGAAAAAGCGGGACCCACGTCTCAGCCGCGCAGATCCTGGTCGCGCAGCCTCGGTCAGTCCCTTACGTGCGGAAGAATATGAACCAGACGATGCCAAGGATCAGAATCGCGAGCCCGGTCGATACTGTCAGGAGCGCAAGCACGGACGGACCGGGTTCGGCTTGGCGTGCCTCGGTCGGGGTTTCGACGATCTGGCCATGTCGTTTCGTTGCCATGGGGACCTCTTCGAGTAAGTGCCTGTAATGTCAGCGAATGCTCCGACATTGCCTGTGAAAGCAACGCATGATCGAATGTGATGTTCCGGTATTGGGCCGTGTCGCGCGGCCGCCGTGTTCAAAAAGGTCGCAGGCCGCGGCCGCAGAACGGCCCCTCGAGGGTTAACGCCGTTCCGAGATTCCGTAGCCCGGCATGTTTGAGCCGGGGTCATCCGGTGGTATCCTTCCCAGTCGTCTGTTGCGTATTTTCGGAGTAGCCCATGGCCCCCCGCGCCAATTGGAAGGGTTTTCTGCGCCTGTCGCTCGTGACCTGTCCGGTCGCCCTCTATCCGGCGACGTCGGACACCGAGAAGGTCTCGTTCAACCAGATCAACCGCAAGACCGGCCACCGCATCAAATACGCCAAGGTCGACGCCGAGACCGGCGAGGAAGTCGCCAGCGAAGACATCATGAAGGGCTACAAGATCGACACCGACACCTACATCGAAGTGTCGAAGGATGAGCTGGACGACATCGCGCTGGAATCGACCCGCACCATCGAGATCGACGAATTCGTTCCGAAATCCGATATCGACGGCCGCTATCTGATCCGCCCCTATTATCTGGTGCCGGACGGCAAGGTCGGCCACGATGCGTTTGCGGTGATCCGTGAAACCATCCGTAGCATGGACAAGGTCGCGATCGGCCGCGTGGTACTGACCAACCGCGAGCACATCATCGCGCTGGAGCCGCTTGAGAAGGGGCTGATGGGAACGCTGCTGCGCTACCCCTATGAAGTGCGCAACGAGCAGGAATATTTCGACGATATCCAGGACGTGAAGATCACCAAGGATATGCTTGATCTGGCAAGACATATCGTCGAGCAGAAATCCGCCTCATTCGAGCCCGAGCAGTTCGAGGACCGCTACGAGCAGGCGCTGATCGATCTCATCAACCAGAAGCGCAACGGCCTGAGCACGAAGGCCAAGGCGCCGCCGAAGACCAGCGGCAACGTCATCAATCTGATGGATGCGCTCAAGCGCAGCCTTGCCAGCGAACAGCAGGCCGCCCCTGCCGCCGCCAAGACCAAGGGCAAGAAGCCGAAGAAGGCCGCCGCCGGCCAGCGCGAGATGCTGTTGCCGATCAGCGGTAGCGGAAAGCGCGCCGCCAAGGAGACGGCGAAGGAAGCGCCGAAGAAGGCGGAAAAGCCGGCGCGTACCGCCGCCCGCACCAAGAAGGCCGGATGATCGGGCAAGGAGCGCGATAGATAGAACCATCTAGCGCGCGATGCCGTGGTCGACCCCGTTCGATGATCCGATACCGCTTCGCGGCGGCCGTAAGCTCGCGACGCTGCAGCAGGCCGCCGACTATGTCATGACATTGCCGGAAGAAGTGCAGCACGAGGCGCACTGGCAGGTCGCGGTGGAAAATCTGATCAACGCGGCCGAGACCGGCGGCGGCTGGCTGATGTTCGCGCGGATCGCGATGCTGCGGGCCCTCAATGCGGACCCAAAAGACAAGTAGCGCCGGTTTCAATCCCCGCCGCCGTCCCCGTCCCCACTGCCAAAGTCCAACCCGCCATCGCAACCACCAGACGACCGGTCGCTGACCATCCAATCGATCAACAAGGCTGCGACCAATATCGCGGAGAACACGCGCCACGGATTTTGCTGGACGTAGGCTAGAATTGGCGGCCCCCAGGACACCAACAGCGGCCCAAACAGCAGTTCCAGCATGTGTCTGTGCGGCCTTGCCGCTACTTGAGCGAGGTGCTGATGTCGTTGAATTTCGTGCCGAGCGCGATGCCGACGCCGTTGACGGCGGTGACGATCACGATGCCGATGCCGGTCGCAATGAGGCAATATTCGATGGCGGTAGCACCGCATTCATCGTCGACAAATCGTTCCAGTAATCGACGCATGGACAAACTCCTGTCGACGCTCCCCGAAATTCTCCCGCGCCGTACTGCTTAAACTCTAGGTCGGAACGGTTGAAGAGGCCTTGCGGAACAGAATGAACGACTGATTAAGACTGATGAGGAATCCCGCCCCGGAATCATGCGGTACGGAAAATTTACCATCGATTGTGTGCCGACCGGCCACCCTCGCCCGACCGGCGTCTTGCGGAGTAAGCGCACATGATTGCGCAGAAGCGCGAAGCGGGAAGGAATTACATCGGTCTCTTGCACGACGAGACCGAGGAGCGGCGCGTCGCCGACATCTCGGCGGCCGCGAACTACGCTATCGTGGATCTGGTACTCGAGCTGATTGCGGCGATGTTCAGCCGCCGGAGCGAAGCGGGGCAGTCACCCCGCCCGCCGTGGCGTTGAGTTGAACTAGGACCGGGCAGGAGCCCGGTCCGAAGGTCGTTCTCAGAAGTTACGCTGGGCGCGGAACTGGAGCAGGACGGTGTCCTGATCCTTGAACTCGTACAGCGCGTTCGGCTTCGGCGCGGTCGCCGTGAAAACCGAAGAGCCCGACATCTTCTGATCGAGGTGGAACCACTGGACTTCGCCCGAGAACGTCAGGTTCTTGACCGGGGTCCAGCGGGTCACGACGCCGAGCTGCGAGACGTTGAAGTCGGGGTTACAGCTATAGGTGCCAGCCGCGGAGGCAACACCCGTCTGGCCGGCGTGGCTCGCGGCGAAAGCGTTGCAATAAGCGCCCTTGGCCGTCGTGGTTCCCGCACCCAGCAGGTTGTCGTCGGCTCCGCCGTCATACCTGACGGCGGCATAGCTGCCGAACAGGCTGGTCGACCAGTACGGATTCCAGTTGTGATTGAATGCTCCGCGGACGCCCCAGGCCGTCGTCAAAGCGATACCGCCGGTGCCGGCCGCGCCCGGGAAGTAGACGCCGTCGGTGGTCGCGCCGAAGCCGACGCTCTGATAGCCGAAGCCGCTATCGCCGAACATCGCAAAATTCGGTGAGGAGCCGCTGGTGGAGATGACGTACTTGGTGGCGCCCTTGGCGTAGGAAACGTCGAGCTTGATGTCGTCGCCTGCACCGGTCGGAATGTTCTTGATCTGCAACGCCGCCATCACCGCGCCGCCCCACTTGCTCTCGGGGTGGCCGCTGATTTCGGAAAGTGCGTTCGGGGCAGCGCCGGCGCCTAACGTGTTGTACGAGCCGTTCACCTCATGCGCGGCAGCCGAAAGCTGGAACAGACCCCAGGCCTGATCGACCCGGATTCTGCCGACGATGTCCGGAGCGTGCACGCCAGCATAGGCATTCGACCCAGTTCCGTTGGCGCCGATCGCGCTGGGGATGCTCAGATTATAGACGGCAGTGCGCTCCCACACGGTCGGATCGTCGAGACCGATCGAGGCCGATACACCGTTGCCGAACTCGGCGGTGTACTGGATGTTGTTGACGCCGGTGTCGGTATTCTGACCGCCGAGCAAGTTGGAGTTGATGTTGCCCGGGAACCCCTGCCACGGCGTGGAATAGGCCGATGCGGATTTACCGAAGGTGAAACCGGCGAACTGAATGAAGAGGTATTCGACTGCGACATAGCCGCCGCCGGCGGTCGACAGCGAATTCGAACTGAATGGCAGAGTCGGATTGGCGCTGCCGCCACCGATATTGTTGAACTGGAAGTCGCCCTGGCCGAAGGTGCGGACCACGCCATACTCGGTCGCGGTGCGGGTGTCGACCGTCAGCGCCATACGGGAGCGGGCGACGAAATAATCGCGATAGCGGTTTTGCTGGCCGAGATCGCCGCTCCAGGCCGGCGTACCGTGAGCCCCGCCATTGAAGGTCACGTCCGCACGCAGGTAACCGCCGATCTTGATGCAGGTATCGGTACCCGGGATGTAGAAGAAGCCGGCGCCGTAAAGCGAACAGATCCTTACGTATTCGACTGCCTTGGCCTTGACCGGAAGATCGGCCGCCTGTGCACCGCTCAGGGCGATCA
This region includes:
- a CDS encoding Flp family type IVb pilin — translated: MRRLLERFVDDECGATAIEYCLIATGIGIVIVTAVNGVGIALGTKFNDISTSLK
- the ku gene encoding non-homologous end joining protein Ku, coding for MAPRANWKGFLRLSLVTCPVALYPATSDTEKVSFNQINRKTGHRIKYAKVDAETGEEVASEDIMKGYKIDTDTYIEVSKDELDDIALESTRTIEIDEFVPKSDIDGRYLIRPYYLVPDGKVGHDAFAVIRETIRSMDKVAIGRVVLTNREHIIALEPLEKGLMGTLLRYPYEVRNEQEYFDDIQDVKITKDMLDLARHIVEQKSASFEPEQFEDRYEQALIDLINQKRNGLSTKAKAPPKTSGNVINLMDALKRSLASEQQAAPAAAKTKGKKPKKAAAGQREMLLPISGSGKRAAKETAKEAPKKAEKPARTAARTKKAG
- a CDS encoding ATP-binding protein, with protein sequence MRGSSLATRLFLSATAWVVVILVITGVILSSVYRNATERAFDRRLNLYLRTLIAEVATPDEPPEQQFQSLGEPLFELPLSGWYWQIVRTDEKAETKASRSLWDKKLPKLEDIGAELTPAGIRLGYVDGPEGQDLRVVERPVDLGADGKFLVSVAGDASEIFDEIRAFDYYLGGTFAALGIVLLLTTIFQVRFGLAPLKRISESIADIRSGRAERLEGQFPVEIAPLARETNALIDANREIVERARTHVGNLAHAIKTPLSVIVNEATAHTVDPFANKVLEQAFVMRDQVAHHLERARIAARVTIVGTVTEVAPAIEALRRTMEKIHRDRGVKIAVKADPQAKFRGERQDLEEMAGNLVDNACKWAASQVFIEVRAESPAEPGTGPRLRLIVDDDGRGLSAAERAQVSRRGQRLDESKPGSGLGLSIVVDLAGLYGGSLVLSDAPIGGLRAELVLPGI
- a CDS encoding response regulator transcription factor, with protein sequence MRLLVVEDDPDLNRQLTTALTDAGYVVDRAFDGEEGHYLGDSEPYDAVVLDIGLPKMDGISVLEAWRRNGRAMPVLILTARDRWSDKVQGFDAGADDYVAKPFHLEEVLARIRALLRRSTGHAQSELTCGPVSLDTRTGRVSVSGNPVKMTSHEYRLLAYLMHHTGRVVSRTELVEHLYDQDFDRDSNTIEVFVGRIRKKLDVDIIQTVRGLGYLLTPPSPGA
- a CDS encoding porin, yielding MIGARTLILGSAASLIALSGAQAADLPVKAKAVEYVRICSLYGAGFFYIPGTDTCIKIGGYLRADVTFNGGAHGTPAWSGDLGQQNRYRDYFVARSRMALTVDTRTATEYGVVRTFGQGDFQFNNIGGGSANPTLPFSSNSLSTAGGGYVAVEYLFIQFAGFTFGKSASAYSTPWQGFPGNINSNLLGGQNTDTGVNNIQYTAEFGNGVSASIGLDDPTVWERTAVYNLSIPSAIGANGTGSNAYAGVHAPDIVGRIRVDQAWGLFQLSAAAHEVNGSYNTLGAGAAPNALSEISGHPESKWGGAVMAALQIKNIPTGAGDDIKLDVSYAKGATKYVISTSGSSPNFAMFGDSGFGYQSVGFGATTDGVYFPGAAGTGGIALTTAWGVRGAFNHNWNPYWSTSLFGSYAAVRYDGGADDNLLGAGTTTAKGAYCNAFAASHAGQTGVASAAGTYSCNPDFNVSQLGVVTRWTPVKNLTFSGEVQWFHLDQKMSGSSVFTATAPKPNALYEFKDQDTVLLQFRAQRNF